CGCCAGGCGCGCCTGGGGCCGCGCCACCGTGAAGACCTGCGTCTCCTCCCGCTCCGGCGCGCCCGGCGACGCGCCGCGCACGTCGGGCTCGGGGCGCTGCGCCGTCGGGCCCGCCGCACCCGCGGCTGGGCGGGCGCCAGGGACCTCCTGCTCGACCCGTGTCTGCACCAGGATCTGCCCCGGAGCCACCTCGTCGCGCGGCTCCACGGTGATGGCCAGCGGCCCGGTCAGGCGGTAGCCGGCCTCGTCCAGGTGCTCGCGCAGGTAGGTGGCGAGCTCCTGGACCAGCACCTCGCGCCACGCCGCCATGGGCGCGAAGTCGCGCGGGTGCAGCGCCACCGCGTAGCGGTTGGGCGCGTAGGTGTGGTGGATGGCGTCGAAACGCCCCTCCTCGGCGGCGCGGGCCAGCCGGCGCGCCAGGTCGAGCGGGTGGACGCGGCCGCTGAAGCGCCGCGAGAAGAAGCCCTCGACCGCTTCCTCCAGCCGTTGCTCCAGCCGGGCCAGCAGGCTCACGGCGACCCTCCTATGCCGCCCTCCCCGTTCGCTCCAGCACCGCCAGGTAGAAGCCGTCGGTGTCGTCCCGGTGCGGCAGCAGGGTGCGGGTCTCCTCCACCCGGAAGGCCGGGTAGCGGCGCACGAACCCCTCCACGACCTCCGGCCCCTCTTCCGGCTCGAGGGAGCAGACCGCGTAGACCAGGCGCCCGCCCGGGCGCACCGCGCCACGGACCCCGGCCAGGAGGGCGGCCTGGCGCGCGGCCATCTCCGTCGGGGCCGAGGGGCGCAGGCGCCAGCGGATCTCCGGCCGCCGCCGCACCACGCCGGTCCCCGTGCACGGCGCGTCGAGCAGGACGCGGTCGGCCGCCCCGGCGAAGCGCCGCCCCGCCTCCCGGGCGTCCAGGTGGTGGGCCTCCACGATGTCGAGCCCCAGGCGCGCCACCTGCTGCGCCACCAGCCGCAGCCGCCCCGGCTGGACGTCGCAGGCGATGACCCGTCCGCAGTTCTCCATCAGCTCCGCCAGGTGGGTGGCCTTGCCGCCGGGCGCGGCGGCCGCGTCCAGCACCGTCTCGCCCGGACGCGGGTCGACGGCGCGCGCCACCACCATCGACCCCTCGTCCTGCATGGTGACCAGGCCGTCCCGGTAGAGGTCGAGGCGCTCGTCCAGCGGGCCGCGCACGCGCAGCGCCTCGGGGACCACCCCCGGCGCGACGGCCATGCCCCGGGCGCGCAGCCGCTCCGCCACCTCGTCGGGGGTGGCCCGCAGCCGGTTCACGCGCAGCGTGGAGGGCGGCGGGGTGTTGTTAGCCGCGCACAGCCTGGCCGTCTCCTCCCACCCCCAGCGGCGCAGCCACCGCTCCACCAGCCAGCGCGGGTGTGAGTACACGACGGCCAGGTGGCCGGCCGGGTCGGCGGCGGGGTCGGGCGGCGGCGGCTCGCCGGCGGCGGCCAGGCGCCGCAGCACGGCGTTCACCAGCCCCGCGGTCCCGCGGTGGCCGTGGCGGCGGGCCAGCTCGACGCTCGTGTCCACGGCCGCCGCGTCCGGTACCCGGTCGAGGAACCAGAGCTGGTAGAGGCCCAGGCGCAGGATCACCTGGATGGCCACGGGGAGGGTGGCGAGGCCCCGCGGCAGCACGGCGTTCAGCGCGTGGTCGAGGCGGCCGCGCTGCCGCAGCGTCCCCAGCACGACCTCGGTGATGAAGGCCCGGTCGGCGGGGGTGTGGCGCGTCCGCGCCAGGGTGTGGTGGAGGAGCGCCGTGCTGTAGGCCTGCCCGGCCTCGACGCGGCGCAGGACGGTAAAGATGGTCTCGCGGGCGTCGGCGGCGCCCGTCACTCCTCCCGCATCGCGCTCCGCAGGACCAGCAAGCGGACGAGCTGCAGCACGGCCATGGCCGCGGCGGCGACGTAGGTGAGCGCGGCGGCGTTCAGCACGGCGCGCACGCCGTCGGCCTCCTGCGGCAGGACCAACCCCTCGCCCTGCAGCACAGCCACCGCCCGGCTGCTGGCGTTGAACTCCACCGGCAGCGTCACCAGGGCGAAGAGCACGTAGCCCAGGAAGATCAGGATCCCCAGGTCCACCAGGCGCGGCGCGCCCAGGACCAGCCCGAGCAGGAAGAGGATCCAGGCGGCGGGCGTCCCCACCTGGGCCACCGGCACGATGGCCGAGCGCAGCGCCAGGGGCGCGTAGCGCTCCCGGTCCTGGAAGGCGTGCCCGGCCTCGTGGGCGGCGACGCCGGCGGCGGCCACCGACGCGCTCCCGTAGACGGCGGGGGAGAGGCGCAGCGTCTTCGTGCGCGGGTCGTAGTGGTCGGCCAGCAGGCCGTGCACCGGCTCGATCCTCACGTGGCCAAGCCCCCGTCGGCGCAGCAGCTCGGCGGCCACCTCCGCGCCGGTGAGCCCGCGCTGCAGGGGCACCTGGGCGTACCGGTTGAAGGTGCTGCTCACCTTGTACTGCGCGTACAGCGCCAGCGCGATCGCCGGCAGCAGCAAGATGTAGGTCGGGTCATAGTAGACGAACGGCATCGCTGATCCCTCCCGGGTGCCGTCCCTGCGGGGCGGCTCCCGCCTGGATTCTACCAGACTCCCTCGGGGGCCACCCCCTCGGGCGCGCCCCACCGCTCCCCGACACGCACCGGGTGCCCGCGGGCGTACTCGGCCGCGCCCATGCGCCGGCCGCCCTCCGGCTGGACCTCCCGGACGCGCAGGTACCCGTCCCCCGTGGCCACCAGGATCCCTTCGTCTTCGACGGCCAGCACCGTGCCGGGTTCCGTCCGCGCATCGGGGGGCGCCGGGACGGGTTCGGCGCGCCAGACCTTCAGCAGGCGCCCCTCCCGCCAGGTGTACGCCGACGGCCAGGGATCCATCGCCCGGACCAGGTTGGCGATGGCCGCAGCGGGCCGGGTCCAGTCGATGCGCCCGTCCGCCTTGGTGAGGCGGCCGACGTAGGTGGCCTGGGACTCGTCCTGGGGGGTGCGCGGCGCACGCCCCTCGGCGATCAGGCGCACCGCCTCCACCAGCAGGCGCGCCGCCACCTCGGCCAGGCGCGCCTCCAGCGTGGCGGCGGTGTCGTCCGGGGCGATGGGGACGCGTTCCTGCAGGATGATGTCCCCCGCGTCGAGGGCTTCCGTCTGGTAGTGGATGGTCACGCCCGTCTCCCGCTCCCCGTGCTTGATGGCGTGCTGGATCGGGGAGGCGCCGCGGTAGCGGGGCAGCAGCGAGGGGTGGGCGTTGATGGCGCCGAGCGGAGGCAGCGCCAGGAGCTCGGGCGGGACGATGCGCCCGTAGGCCACGGTGACGATCAGGTCCGGACGGGTGGCGCGCAGGGCGGCCAGCGTCTCGGGCGCGCGCAGGCGCAGCGGCTGGAAGAGCGGCAGGCCGGCCTGGCGCGCGTAGGCGGCCACCGGCGTGGGTTCG
The Armatimonadota bacterium DNA segment above includes these coding regions:
- a CDS encoding DUF3662 and FHA domain-containing protein — encoded protein: MSLLARLEQRLEEAVEGFFSRRFSGRVHPLDLARRLARAAEEGRFDAIHHTYAPNRYAVALHPRDFAPMAAWREVLVQELATYLREHLDEAGYRLTGPLAITVEPRDEVAPGQILVQTRVEQEVPGARPAAGAAGPTAQRPEPDVRGASPGAPEREETQVFTVARPQARLAVVAGPDAGMAVLLLPGVTVTIGRRAECDLVLTDPLVSRQHARVEPAPDRRGHILVDLGSTNGTRVEGERITRHPLQPGDRFVVGQTTVAYERDVEG
- the rsmB gene encoding 16S rRNA (cytosine(967)-C(5))-methyltransferase RsmB, whose product is MTGAADARETIFTVLRRVEAGQAYSTALLHHTLARTRHTPADRAFITEVVLGTLRQRGRLDHALNAVLPRGLATLPVAIQVILRLGLYQLWFLDRVPDAAAVDTSVELARRHGHRGTAGLVNAVLRRLAAAGEPPPPDPAADPAGHLAVVYSHPRWLVERWLRRWGWEETARLCAANNTPPPSTLRVNRLRATPDEVAERLRARGMAVAPGVVPEALRVRGPLDERLDLYRDGLVTMQDEGSMVVARAVDPRPGETVLDAAAAPGGKATHLAELMENCGRVIACDVQPGRLRLVAQQVARLGLDIVEAHHLDAREAGRRFAGAADRVLLDAPCTGTGVVRRRPEIRWRLRPSAPTEMAARQAALLAGVRGAVRPGGRLVYAVCSLEPEEGPEVVEGFVRRYPAFRVEETRTLLPHRDDTDGFYLAVLERTGRAA
- a CDS encoding zinc metallopeptidase, translated to MPFVYYDPTYILLLPAIALALYAQYKVSSTFNRYAQVPLQRGLTGAEVAAELLRRRGLGHVRIEPVHGLLADHYDPRTKTLRLSPAVYGSASVAAAGVAAHEAGHAFQDRERYAPLALRSAIVPVAQVGTPAAWILFLLGLVLGAPRLVDLGILIFLGYVLFALVTLPVEFNASSRAVAVLQGEGLVLPQEADGVRAVLNAAALTYVAAAAMAVLQLVRLLVLRSAMREE
- the fmt gene encoding methionyl-tRNA formyltransferase, whose translation is MPPEGPRVLFLGSPAFALPSLRALRAVVPVVGVVTQPDRPAGRGRRLEPTPVAAYARQAGLPLFQPLRLRAPETLAALRATRPDLIVTVAYGRIVPPELLALPPLGAINAHPSLLPRYRGASPIQHAIKHGERETGVTIHYQTEALDAGDIILQERVPIAPDDTAATLEARLAEVAARLLVEAVRLIAEGRAPRTPQDESQATYVGRLTKADGRIDWTRPAAAIANLVRAMDPWPSAYTWREGRLLKVWRAEPVPAPPDARTEPGTVLAVEDEGILVATGDGYLRVREVQPEGGRRMGAAEYARGHPVRVGERWGAPEGVAPEGVW